From Mugil cephalus isolate CIBA_MC_2020 chromosome 4, CIBA_Mcephalus_1.1, whole genome shotgun sequence:
actgaaaggttttattttctttccatgcATAAAATGTTAGCATTGTCACCATGAGTCTGTCAGCATGCtgatattagcatttagctctaGCTGTGATTAGAGCGTCACAAACCACTGGCACGAGTGTCGATATTTGGCCTTAACTgtaaaattcacattttctcaAGATGAGTCAAATATCAAACCTTCAATTTCCAAAACAGAGGGAATTTGTAAGTATCCTAATGACTCTAACAGattatttcaaatttatttttgctgtccTTTTTGTCAAATTCTTCATTTTTACTGTACATTTCAAAGTAGGAAATGTAGCATAAttacaatagttttttttttttttttggctaatcTACCATCTTGTTTTATACCTTACATGTCAGCTTTGCTTTTACTCGTCCTGTAAGTGAACTCAGTTTTGAAACACTGAATTTGTTTCCCGTTATGTTCCTGAGTTGTTGTGTTCTGTGAGTGCCTACTGCAGTTTGCCGGTGACGCAGAGCCACTATACTGTTTTTGCAAATTCCAAGTTAAAAACAGCCACGAGAAACACATTCAAGGTGCATCACCTGCCTTTTTATAATCATTGTtcagtgtctcctcttctgCCTTTTTCCTTGCAGATAGTCTATTCTCCCTTCGTAGGAAGTAGGACTCGGCGTGGTTCGTCGACGTATCGTTGGACGCATCAGATGATCCAGAAGAACTCAGTCTGAAGGCATGTGAGAGATAACAACCATTCACTGTCCAAGGTTAATATCAATAAGGATTTTCTGTAATTTCCTGTTGTTCTATACTTCTTTTTCTCGTCTATAGGAAATAGTGATGAATTTAATTAGAGGAAACTTACCTAGACAGTCTCTCATGCTGAAATAGAGGAGAAATGTTTTAGAACTGGGTTTCATCTcagcaagttaaaaaaaaaaaaaaacatataagcCACTGTAAGGGTATCAAGATATCTAAGACAACTTTAAACAGCCACACTTAAACCTTGCACTGTATTAAAAAGCCATTCAACCCCACCAAGACCATATTTCAGCATGTGTAACACACAGCTTAACTTCATCTCTTCATCCCTGACAGGCTGTTCAATCACAATATGATACGTATTCAGTACAAACTCCCCAAATCGGCACGCTGCTGAACATTATGTGTACGGATTAAACTTCCATATAGTTTACATGCAGCTATTTTATCCCATGTTCCATGGGAACAAGTGTGTACATTATCCATATCTACATGCTGCCAAAGTTATCTAATTCTAAAAAGTGACATTTCCAAGAATTCCTCAAGGAAGGCATTTACAGTTTTCCACGAAAAGGTTTATGGCCGTCTGAAATACCAAGGCAAGttaaaggaagagagaggaaatgatcccttaaaataaactgacaagCACAGATAACTAAACACATCCAAAAAAGGTAATAACTCTGGTAGTGACCTCCACTATTTGTTCTTCATTACTGCCTGCTACAGCTGGAAGGGCTATATTGTTTCTGTGCTGAGATTTTCAAGTGGATTATCAGATCTTCAAAAGAAGCTTAAGAAGAGCCAAGCAACAGAAACTCATGCTCCCTTAAAAAGGCCAGtttaataataacagtataATACAATTTACATAACCAGGAAGTGGTACTCTGCTGTAGGATCCTACTGCGGTAACAAGCCGACAGATTAGCTTCAACACGTCTTTACAATCCACATTTCCGACTTTCTCCATTTGATTAGGTGGTAAAGAGCATGAGACACCGGTACTGAGTTGCTCAGATGTGCTCCACTGAGTCGAGACCCAGTGATTGTGCAGTTCACAGAGTATTATTTTCCATATACAAACTTAGTGATCCCTGGTTCTCCAAAACAGAATCATCTTTATTATGTTGTTCCACtcagttattcatttttctccCGTTGCCTGTTCCTCATATAAATAGACTAGACAGTTTGCCGGCTAGTGTATACAAACTCAGTAAGAATAAGGGGTTGATCTCATAAGTACTGTACAGTAAGTACATCTCTTTTAAACAAATGGCTTAAAGTACATTCAGTGGTGTTACAAGCGATTAGTGTTATATGCTCATGGCAAAGATCAGCGATGTAATGCTGTCCAGTACTTTCACTGATGACTTTATACCTGAATTCCCATCCGTATGCTACGCTAATTATTATTTGCTAAGCATCAGCTTGGCTGCAGATTCCTAGTTACGTTTGTCTTGCGTTTTACACGAGAGGGTAAAACAAGTATAAAAACAGTACATTAAGTCGAGTGTTGCCACATACCGTCCACCTCAGGGAAATCTTCAAATCATATGACGTAGCATGACGACGACGACTGAGCCTATGCCCCGAAAAGTCCAGAATATTTCTTAACGTATTCTCCATAAACAAATATATGGATATGAATTCAGAATGCTAAGTTATTGTCACCTTATTTtccactgctgcagcttcacatcaTCAGCAGCACATGTTGGGAAAAAAGCGTTTTCATAATGAAGTTGTGGCAGCaaatatattgtgttttgtaTGTGAGCTTAGCGCTTAGTGTTCATGGCTGATTGAAACAAACACCTTCTTGTCATTTCTGAAATGGCACGGAGTAAAAAGAAGACAACGGAGctgccacagtgagctgttagatgaagagctgcaacTTCTACGCGAGGTAACAAACTCCGTTTGATTCTTGTGGTGTGCCGCTTCAAATCCAGTCGCGGTTTGAGAGCTGCAACAAATTCAATGACGCTCAACCAAGCAggatttaaatatttgcttCTTCTTCCATCGCATTCACCTCATGACTCATTCTTTCAGTTTAAACTGAAGTCACTCGTAACAACGGTGAGTTTGCCTTAAATTATGAAAAGCAATCATCTTGCTGGTTGCGCACACTGTATATCAGAGGCATGTAAACAAAGTGGAATACGAGTGTGCTCAGTCCCATTTTGCTTTGTTCTCTATTCTCCTAGACACGGACACCTTTTCCAGAGGCGGTCGCGCAAACCTAAGTGGAAAAAGCCGACTTGCGACCAGTGCTTAAAGGGCTACATGTCAGCCAAAATTAATGGAGGTGGTAAGTGGATTCCTGTGAAGAAGAGGCGAGGTTACAGACgctacatgtaaacacagcgATATCCCACCGTTCAGACATTTACAGGAACTCTGGATCCTCACCAGACTCTGATGTCATCTCCTTAAACGCTCTCTCTGGACACATGGATATGCTTGGTAAATGGTAATTAATGATATATCGTAAGCAGACTTGGGAAAAGCTCTGCTTTAGGTTAAAATACGTCACGTGTAAACAGATACGTTAGAAAAGTAGGTGTTTGTGACTTTGGCCGTGAAGGACTGTAAAGCTCCGGCTTTTAGGCTGCAAGAGGAACTTTTTGCCTGCTGAGCAGTTATTCCCAAGTGGAAAATGTGAGCTTCCCGAAGGACTAGCAGAGATAAACATCCATAAATACTGTGTCTGAGTTCCCACAAGCCAGTCCTCTAAGCTCTCTGTCCCTCCTTGTTTCTGTTCCCTGTCATGCTGTCTTTCACtccctctgctttctctctctcctcttcctgtctccccctctctctccctctctctctctctctctctctcacacactgatGTTCTCTGCGTCATTCCATCTATTTTTCCCGGGTGGATTCTTGGTTTACATAAATAGATAAGACTAACTGCTCGTTAGACTCATTTTCAAGTTTTCTTCCTACTTGCGCGTGAACCTCAACGTGCAAGAGTTGATGTGGACTGCTCTGGTCTTTAAAAGCACGCGGCATGTTACGAGTAGTAAAAATACTTCACTTGAAACCACATACTATAACTATTCTCTCTGGTATGCTGTCAGAAACAAAGTCATCTTGAAAGAATACATCATAATCTAATCTGACCTTTTACTATGTTTGTAACTTACAAACGTTACATTCGAATGATTCAAAAGTTGATCAGTGTCACATGCAGCACGGATAAGTCAATAAAACCAGGTTCATTTGCTTTCACACACTTTCTTTCGCTTTTTTGTAGTCGCAGTATAAACATGTAAAGTATttcaagaaaacaacacaccagTGACTGTGCCATACATGATATCTTGAGTTGCAATCCAACAGCTCTCATGTGAATatttccaaaaaagaaaagttatttCAAATGAGGCGGTGAGAGGTCATTAACGAATACAAGTCATTTTTAACTGAATACTTTGGCTTAATTACACATCGGATGACGTACAGTCTGTCCGAGGACGCACAAATACCTCTGTGGCCTGTTACGGAGACGTTTGTTTGCCAGTGACTGACCCTTAAAGTTAGTGTTTGCATTATGTCATCTGTGGCATTTCCTTCGACTAAACAGCCAGAGAAAGGATGAAAGACGATCGGGCCTTACCCTCAGGCTCTTGGTGGCTGCAGCAGATGAAGCTGGACAAGAATCAGAGAGCGACTTTCTGATGCGTGGCTGATCTTTGTTGTGAGAAAGTAGAGATGACATCGCTCCTCAGCTGCTGGAGGAACTGCATGCAGCTGTATTGTGGTccaaaagctttttctttttttttctttctcttatgaAGTTCTTCTTAaaagcaaaggagaaaaaaaaagcatcaaaggAGAAGTCGCGGGAAATATTTATTATCCACGGATATTGAGATCAgatgtggttgttgtggtcCTTGGTTGAAGTGAACAAGGCAAGTGTGGTCTTCGTGTGATGGTGAGACATTGCATATCAGATGAGAGTGAAAGCACAAGTGTGAGAGAAGTGGAGGAACTGGTGGGACTGGGGAGTAGGCGggctgcactgtgtgtgtgtgtgtgtgtgtgtgtgtgtgtatgtgtgtgtgtgtggacgcaGGGATTTACAGGGATAACATTGTCCAAGAGGACTCTCAAGGGTCTCAAGATCATTCAGCACAAGTTAAAAAGTAAAGCATATTTATAGTCACATTCATAGTTTTAGGGTTGAAAATGTGACTCTTGCCAGTGAGCGTTAACTTTATCTCAGCATAAAGACTGAGTgtagcagaagaaaaacatacaaaatccACCCACCAGCTTCTTGAAGACTTTTTAACActgtgtcttgtttgtttaatctcTACAGTCATTTCGGTCCACTATCTTTTTGTAAAATTGCTCTGCCAAAATGATTaagcaaattattattaaaaaatacaagaatCTCTTAAATCGATCATCAGTCATTCGTACTGATGTCACGAGTTTTGTCAGATGTCTAGATCAAGATGAGAACATTATATGGCTGAAAACatcttatttaattttctaatGGTGCAAAGTgtaaaggaaaacatttaaatgggaTTTAGTGTAGTCTATTCTTTAACTATAGGGACCCAAGATTGATCAATATGACAAATTTGACAAATTAGACAAATTAGCAGACAACTAGCAGAAAGTTTACCTTAAAGTttaggtaaaagaaaaaagaaaacggggACACGGGAGTGCACTTATGTCGGTAacaatgtataaaaacaggttGTTCAGGGCAAGATCTGTTCTCGGGTCTTTCGGAGTTTCATTAAGCTGGAGGCTGCATGTGTTGGTAGTTACAATGGGCTTACATACCTTTCTGACTACGTTCCAAGACACTTGCATTCATTATGTTTGCACAGGTCATTTGTTTGCAATTTATTCACCTAAAAAGGGAATCCAATCAAAAAGAGGTGCAGTATGTTTGCTTCCCTCACACTTTTGGAATGTgacaaatatatgtatatatatatatatgtatttatatatatatatatatatatatggatatatatatatatatatatatatatatatatatatatatatggatatctCAGTAAGGAcgttttaaaatattaacaacaaATGCTTGATTAAAAACTCCGTCCTAAAATATGTGAAGGTTTTAGGAGGTGGTATAAACCAGGGACTTCATTTTATGTCTCATTTTATAGTCTTATTAATTCAGGCCTCTCTCTTCTGTCAGAGCAAGCCTTTACCTGCCGTCTGTACCTGCTGTAATCTTATTAAAAATTTATTGAGATAAATTATTTCACAAATGTCTATTTTTGCAGGGGTTGGTGCATAGATACTGCAGCAGCAATCACTgaacagcatgaaaaaaaaatgtttctttaggACTATGTTCtagttaatttgttttgttttgagaatcAAACTGTTAATTTAAACCAAAATATACCCATTAACAGTTTAATTGCGACAACAGCTCACTTGATTCATGctacattttaactttaacctGTAAACAAACTAAGAGTCAGttagctgaaaaagaaaatgcttgcTTTTGGTTTTTAGATACAGTTCAGAGGGATATCACACAACATGACGATGTAAGAGTAAACCTTCTTAGCAGTCTTACTACCCagataaaatacacaacactgctcctctgttttttaaactaaacaGCATCATTGTTGTAGTAACCAGACACCACCTGCTGGCAGAAGATAGTATTTTTCACAAAGGAGTTTCATGACAAGAGAACTGTTTGTAGCAATGCAGTCTGATGTACTTATGCATTAAATGCTCCACGGAGAACTTTACAGTAAGAGAAGGTACATGTGCACACCTTTTCAGGATATGGGAGAAACAGGCTGTTTTTATCAACAATAGAGGATGCtacacattaataattaaagacaCTGGTCATTATATACAGCAATATTATCAACAGAGGAGCCCccatgatttttttgttttgttttgttttgtatttctacCTTGACAGCTGGTTGTCAACTTATTTTTCCTtaaattgaaaataataaagaaaaagaagacgagTAAAAACCTAAAAAGCTGACGTATTTGGCTGGAACGAGGCCATGTAGACACACATCAAACTGGAGGGGAGTGAAAGGGCTAGAAAAatcctgtttcatttttgtgacAGATGATAATGTTTTCAATAATTTGCAGGTATTTACCAGGCACTTTGCTCTTCCTCATTCAAAAGGTGACGCACGTTTTCTCTTCAGCAACGTCTCATCCCTGCTCCACACTCTGTCCTGTAATTTCCTCTCCtggtgtattttctttttcttcttcttcttcctctgtaaCATCCCGATACACCCCACACCCGTGTGGCTATTGCTCctgccttttctcctctctctgtttcatcTTTGACGTCCTCCTGCCAGTGTTTACCTGAATATCATCTATATTTTTCTGCAGCTTGTTGGCATCCTCCGCATCTCCTCGTTTGACGTAGGATTAATTGGCCATTAGGGGGTCCATTAGCAACATGAACTAGACAGATATGCATTTCCTCATTCATCCTAATATAATTTAGCTTTTGCAACTCGTGGTACAATGTCAAAAATGCAATAACTCATTAGGTTTCTAAATAAAAGGACAATGTTACCTGGGAGTGAAAAATGGAGAATTGCTTTAGTGTAAAACTGCTCAGACGCGTCTTCCGGACTGAAATGAGCATCTCCTCTAATGCCTGGTCCTGCGTCACCTGCTCAGCCTTAACAAACTccccaaaaaacacagaggacgGGAATAATGAAACTTTTTTGGAAAACCTGCAGAGCGCGCTGCAGAAACAGTCAGTGAAATCAAACTGAGCTCACTTTATCGCCAACATCTCCTGGTTGCGTGTGCGGAGTCCCACTTTACGAAGTTTCAGCCAAATCTTTCACCTCGGAGACTCGCCCCTCCAGCCGTGCACTCAGAGCCTCCGCTGATGCAACCTGCTCATCGGCTCAGCATACACTGTCAAAAGCACCGGTCCACGCAGCCACATTGTCAGACAGTGCTGAACTGGAACTGAAATTGGATGCAATTATCTGCTTCATGATATCCAACCCTTCGCGCTGGTTCCTTAACGTGGCCTGGAGAGTTGTGACTGACAGGGTAAACTGCTTGACTTCATCCCATCGGGAGTTAATTTCAGTGCTGAGTGGGTGAAGCTGCGAGAAAAGGTCAGAGTTCTTTAACTTTTCTGATGTGTCCAGGGCGACCTTTGCCTCCTCCTGGGCCTGTTTCTGAACCTCCTCCAGGGCAAAGATCCTCTCCTCCAAAAAGATCACATCAGTCTAAAGAGTGAGTAATGTTATTTAGTTGTATGACTAAAAATAATGGAAGCATTTGAAATCTGCATTTTCAGTCAGACCGAGCTGTCATATTATCATACCAACTATTAGAcgtattataataaaaaaaaacatggtttgtTCACATTTAGGAGTCTGTACTGTAGCTCAGCAATGAGACAAAAATAGTCTATCTACAACTTTTAtagaaaaagatatatttttatatagatGTCTGAAAGcatatcaaaatcaaaatatacTCAAATCAGTCTCATTGTCCTATTTTGAtctaaaaatgataaattttACAATTCACTGTTTTGGATTCCAGTGCAGCATGACAGTGGATTTTTAACCTCATTCCTCGAGCAATTAATGCTAGTTACTATTTGTGGACCGGGTGTTATTGACAGCAGTGCAGTAACAGCTGAACTTGTGAATGTCACTGATATGTCGCCATGAAATTGTTGCACTTGTGTCGTGCTAAAACCATAAACAGGTGTTGTCCGCAGTGTGAAGCCcgcgctaaaaaaaaaaaaaaaaaaaaaaagtcacatgactTAACTTTTCAAAATAATCTGACAAATAAACTCACTGACCACATTTTGCATCGACACGTTCATTTAAATTGCACATCACTTACGAGAGATGtgttacacatacacacacgtaaATCCaagcgtttttatttattaaattgcAAATTAACACTTTCTTTGTAAAACTAATTAAACGCacaatacttttatttatgaAGGCAagccacataaacacaaaacttCCGGTATTGTGCTAGCTACCTTAACACAACTACGTGCATTTGAAAAGTTTGAAACTCCCTTCAGTAGTAAATTCTGACAAATTTGCACTCTAACGTGTCATttgaatatgtcaaaataactCCAAACGAAGAAACATGTATTTTTAGTAGTGAAGTGACGTCTCGCGCACAGAATAGCGAGAGAAAATTTACCTGTGCGTCATCTCCACCACCTGTGGGAAGTTTGAGAGTCAGACTTCACCGTGTTGTTGTGAACGTCTCAGACGTTTGGTCCACGCTGAGTGGGTGTTGAGCACAAAACCAACCCGTGAAGGAGGCACAGACTGTGACTGCAGTGATGAGCAGCAGATCTGGAGAATAACAGGAGTTAGTTGGTCTCTCCACCAAGATGGAGGCGTCCTCCTCCCGTTGGAGTTTCTTCGCCTTGAATCTGGCCATGGAGTGCTGTTTGTCTTCACGTCTGCATCTGTCAAGGTATCAAGTTATCAGCTGATcccctcattcattcagtgttgccagatgagAAATGACAAGTTATCGTACCAGAAGCTTAAAACAATCGGAGTTTTAGCGGAAAATTATCATACATACCCGATTGACGTTAATCAGGACCATCTGCTAGGTAAAACATTACCACAGACCATATAGTATAGCTTATCATGGagttttgcatttaaataatctaacaatgtttgtgtttgcttatAGCCATGTATTAAAGGAGTCAAATTAGCGTACTTTATGGGATTTATGGAATTATTGA
This genomic window contains:
- the LOC125006119 gene encoding protein phosphatase 1 regulatory subunit 12B-like isoform X2 — protein: MSSLLSHNKDQPRIRKSLSDSCPASSAAATKSLRHERLSRLSSSGSSDASNDTSTNHAESYFLRRENRLSARKKAEEETLNNDYKKMYEKALATNQRLKSRLETSKQELSMIQDQLQRAQKGGTSDCASDLLKAEEKVKAELKMENQRLKDENGALIRVITKLSK